From the Mustelus asterias unplaced genomic scaffold, sMusAst1.hap1.1 HAP1_SCAFFOLD_495, whole genome shotgun sequence genome, one window contains:
- the LOC144486866 gene encoding proteinase-activated receptor 3-like, producing MYYSPRLANADGGVPSSGGLPAVLGPDSHAVISNQNNHQLTGPITTRLIPSFYILVFGVGLPANALALWTMAAKRKKPSTIFLINLATADLLLTLVLPFKISYHLLGNDWLFGEGLCRTVTAFFYGNMYCSILLLTFISIDRYFALVHPFLSKRFRDNRFAIGICAVVWVTVTLLVLPFLSVQQSFEIQELNITTCHDVYPKDKQPMYFYYWLIVIILGFVIPSLVTIFCHSAVIRSLTVNDIKYKKAAKITLFVLFIYLLCFTPSNIVLLVHQWIPELHKYYMFLLCLCSFNSCFDPFLYYYISEDCRKQVRKVFGFQTVGERK from the coding sequence CTGACGGTGGGGTTCCGTCCTCGGGAGGCCTCCCTGCAGTGCTTGGTCCAGATTCCCATGCTGTTATCAGTAACCAGAACAATCATCAGCTGACTGGTCCCATCACCACAAGGCTGATCCCTAGTTTTTACATCCTTGTGTTTGGCGTCGGGCTCCCAGCAAACGCTCTGGCCCTTTGGACAATGGCTGCAAAAAGAAAGAAACCATCCACCATCTTCCTGATCAACCTGGCCACTGCCGACCTTCTCCTGACCCTCGTGCTGCCCTTCAAGATCTCCTACCACCTCCTGGGCAACGACTGGCTCTTTGGCGAGGGTCTGTGCCGGACAGTGACCGCCTTCTTCTACGGGAACATGTACTGCTccatcctgctgctgaccttcatCAGCATCGACAGATACTTTGCTCtggtccatccctttctctccaaGCGTTTCAGGGACAATCGGTTTGCCATTGGCATCTGTGCTGTTGTTTGGGTGACAGTTACGCTTTTAGTTTTGCCTTTTCTTTCAGTTCAACAGTCTTTTGAGATCCAGGAGCTGAACATCACCACCTGTCACGATGTGTATCCGAAGGATAAGCAGCCTATGTATTTCTATTACTGGTTGATTGTTATAATATTAGGATTTGTCATTCCAAGCCTTGTCACTATATTTTGCCACAGTGCCGTAATCAGATCTTTAACAGTTAATGATATAAAGTACAAAAAGGCAGCAAAAATCACCCTCTTTGTGCTGTTTATCTATCTACTGTGTTTCACTCCCAGTAACATAGTGCTGTTGGTCCACCAATGGATCCCTGAACTGCATAAATATTATATGTTCTTACTGTGCCTCTGCAGCTTTAACAGCTGCTTTGATCCTTTCCTGTATTATTATATTTCGGAGGATTGCAGAAAGCAAGTCAGAAAGGTGTTTGGATTTCAGACAGTTGGTGAACgaaaataa